Proteins encoded within one genomic window of Bradyrhizobium sp. CB1717:
- a CDS encoding GIY-YIG nuclease family protein, which translates to MAYYVYILASRRDGAIYVGITNDLVRRVYEHRIKAVPGFTTKYNITRLVWFEAYDDPISVISREKELKKWKRAWKTQLIEKENPNWDDLYESICN; encoded by the coding sequence GTGGCGTATTACGTCTATATTCTAGCAAGCCGGCGCGATGGGGCAATCTACGTCGGCATCACCAATGACCTTGTGCGCCGCGTCTACGAGCATCGAATCAAGGCCGTGCCGGGCTTCACGACAAAATACAACATCACGCGATTGGTTTGGTTCGAGGCCTATGACGATCCAATCTCGGTGATATCGCGCGAGAAAGAACTCAAGAAGTGGAAGAGAGCTTGGAAAACCCAACTTATCGAGAAGGAGAATCCAAATTGGGATGATCTGTACGAGTCGATCTGCAATTGA
- a CDS encoding outer membrane protein assembly factor BamD, which produces MSAQRMTRGSLSISPKASIAARGLLQAATFVLLALPLAGCGTGDLWDKFTAKDDTFVEEPADKIYNEGLYLMNEKKDMKAANKKFEEVDRQHPYSDWARKSLLMSAYASYQGGDYDGCIGAATRYVTLHPGSPDAAYAQYLIAASHYDQIPDISRDQTRTEKAIASLEEVIRKYPTSEYATSAKAKIEGARDQLAGKEMNVGRYYAQKRDYTAAINRYKAVVTQYQTTRHVEEALYRLTESYMAIGIVGEAQTAAAVLGHNFPDSRWYKDAYNLVKSGGLEPSENQGSWISKTFKKMGL; this is translated from the coding sequence ATGTCGGCACAGCGTATGACGCGCGGATCTCTTTCGATTTCGCCTAAGGCCTCGATTGCCGCCCGTGGGCTGCTTCAGGCTGCCACCTTCGTCCTGCTGGCGCTGCCGCTGGCCGGCTGCGGCACCGGCGATCTCTGGGACAAGTTCACCGCCAAGGACGACACGTTCGTCGAGGAGCCTGCCGACAAGATCTACAATGAGGGCCTGTACCTCATGAACGAGAAGAAGGACATGAAGGCGGCGAACAAGAAGTTCGAGGAGGTCGACCGCCAGCATCCCTATTCCGACTGGGCCCGCAAATCGCTGCTGATGTCGGCCTACGCCTCCTATCAGGGCGGCGACTATGACGGCTGCATTGGCGCCGCCACCCGCTACGTCACGCTGCATCCCGGCAGCCCGGATGCTGCCTATGCGCAATACCTGATCGCTGCTTCGCATTACGACCAGATCCCGGACATCAGCCGCGACCAGACCCGCACGGAGAAGGCGATCGCCTCGCTGGAAGAGGTGATACGCAAATATCCGACGTCCGAATATGCGACCTCGGCCAAGGCCAAGATCGAGGGCGCCCGCGACCAGCTCGCCGGCAAGGAAATGAACGTCGGCCGCTATTACGCGCAGAAGCGCGACTACACCGCCGCGATCAACCGCTACAAGGCCGTCGTCACCCAGTACCAGACCACGCGCCATGTCGAGGAGGCGCTCTACCGGCTGACCGAATCCTATATGGCGATCGGCATCGTCGGCGAGGCACAGACCGCGGCCGCCGTGCTCGGCCACAATTTTCCTGACAGCCGCTGGTACAAGGACGCCTATAATCTTGTAAAATCGGGTGGTCTCGAGCCGAGCGAGAATCAGGGGTCCTGGATCAGCAAGACCTTCAAGAAGATGGGCCTCTAG
- the ftsZ gene encoding cell division protein FtsZ, with protein MTISINVPDIHELKPRITVFGVGGAGGNAVNNMITAGLQGVDFVVANTDAQALTMSKAQRIVQMGTAVTQGLGAGSQPNVGAAAAEEVIDELRDHLSGANMVFVTAGMGGGTGTGAAPVIAKTARDMGILTVGVVTKPFHFEGGRRMRTAEAGINELHKVVDTLLIIPNQNLFRVANEKTTFADAFAMADQVLYSGVACITDLMVKEGLINLDFADVRAVMREMGKAMMGTGEASGDKRALTAAEAAIANPLIDDSSMKGAKGLLISITGGKDLTLFEVDEAATRIREEVDQDANIIVGATFDEALDGLIRVSVVATGIEQAAIARNSQATSAPVANAAPQVVQQAPAAPAAVAESRLADLTARLRADNQRLAERAQKLEAQIPAAAPAAAPVAPRPNVERAALAAIAAAVAEAPQAPAPQTYGDVTVRPIAQKPTLFPEPDMAPVAMQEPMTPENFIPPQAERPPVRAPRMPRIEELPMPAQAELRQARGEVEEETPQKTRLSLLQRLANVGLGRRDEESEPPVAARTAGPAMPPLPDRRPQKTVAQQIATSEPVSEYARRPAPQGLDMHGRPAPVAPAPQGDDHLDIPAFLRRQAT; from the coding sequence ATGACCATCAGCATCAATGTTCCTGATATTCACGAACTGAAGCCCCGCATCACCGTGTTCGGCGTCGGCGGCGCCGGCGGCAACGCCGTCAACAACATGATCACGGCGGGCCTTCAGGGCGTCGACTTCGTGGTCGCCAACACCGACGCGCAGGCGCTGACGATGTCGAAGGCGCAGCGCATCGTGCAGATGGGCACGGCGGTTACGCAAGGCCTCGGCGCGGGTTCGCAGCCGAACGTCGGCGCCGCGGCGGCGGAAGAGGTGATCGACGAGCTGCGCGACCATCTCTCGGGCGCCAACATGGTGTTCGTCACCGCCGGCATGGGCGGCGGCACCGGCACCGGCGCTGCCCCCGTCATCGCCAAGACCGCGCGCGACATGGGCATCCTCACCGTCGGCGTCGTGACCAAGCCGTTCCACTTCGAAGGCGGCCGCCGCATGCGCACCGCTGAAGCCGGCATCAACGAGCTGCACAAGGTCGTCGATACGCTCCTGATCATCCCGAACCAGAACCTGTTCCGGGTCGCCAACGAGAAGACCACCTTCGCCGACGCCTTCGCGATGGCCGACCAGGTGCTCTATTCGGGCGTTGCCTGCATCACCGACCTGATGGTCAAGGAAGGCCTGATCAACCTCGACTTCGCCGACGTGAGAGCGGTGATGAGGGAAATGGGCAAGGCGATGATGGGCACCGGCGAAGCCTCCGGCGACAAGCGCGCGCTGACTGCTGCGGAAGCTGCGATCGCCAACCCGCTGATCGACGACTCGTCGATGAAGGGCGCCAAGGGCCTCCTGATCTCCATCACCGGCGGCAAGGACCTCACGCTGTTCGAAGTCGACGAGGCCGCGACCCGCATCCGCGAGGAAGTCGACCAGGACGCCAACATCATCGTCGGCGCCACCTTCGACGAAGCGCTCGACGGCCTGATCCGCGTCTCGGTCGTCGCCACCGGCATCGAGCAGGCGGCGATCGCCCGCAACAGCCAGGCGACCTCCGCGCCGGTCGCGAACGCGGCGCCGCAGGTGGTGCAGCAGGCTCCCGCTGCTCCCGCCGCCGTTGCCGAGAGCCGTCTCGCCGACCTGACCGCGCGTCTGCGCGCCGACAATCAGCGCCTGGCCGAGCGCGCCCAGAAGCTGGAAGCCCAGATCCCGGCCGCCGCTCCCGCGGCTGCTCCGGTCGCACCGCGCCCGAACGTCGAGCGCGCCGCGCTCGCTGCCATCGCGGCTGCCGTTGCTGAAGCCCCGCAGGCGCCCGCGCCGCAGACCTATGGCGACGTCACCGTGCGGCCGATCGCGCAGAAGCCGACCCTGTTCCCGGAGCCTGACATGGCCCCGGTCGCGATGCAGGAGCCGATGACGCCGGAAAACTTCATCCCGCCGCAGGCCGAGCGCCCGCCGGTCCGCGCGCCGCGGATGCCGCGAATCGAGGAGCTGCCGATGCCGGCCCAGGCCGAGCTGCGCCAGGCCCGCGGTGAGGTCGAGGAAGAGACCCCGCAGAAGACCCGCCTGTCGCTGCTGCAGCGCCTCGCCAATGTCGGCCTCGGCCGCCGCGACGAGGAGAGCGAGCCGCCGGTCGCCGCCCGCACCGCCGGCCCGGCCATGCCGCCGCTGCCCGATCGCCGACCGCAGAAGACCGTGGCGCAGCAGATCGCGACCAGCGAGCCGGTATCTGAGTATGCCCGCCGTCCCGCGCCGCAGGGGCTCGACATGCATGGTCGCCCCGCACCTGTTGCGCCGGCGCCACAGGGTGACGACCATCTTGATATCCCGGCCTTCCTGCGGCGGCAGGCGACCTGA
- the recN gene encoding DNA repair protein RecN, translated as MLARLSIRDIVLIERLDIEFATGLAVLTGETGAGKSILLDAFALALGGRGDAGLVRHGAEQGQVTAVFDIPKNHPATKILAENGLDDTGEMILRRVQLADGRTRAFINDQSISVQTLKAVGAALVEIHGQHDERALVDAATHRRLLDAFAGLEKDVAAVEELWDARRTANTALEEHRAGMERAAREADYLRHASDELKRLAPKEGEETSLAQRRTTMMQGEKIASDLREAQEAVGGNHSPVAALSAAVRRLERRGVNSPALVEPAVKAIDAAINALEEADQHLLAALAATDFDPAELERIEERLFALRAASRKYSTPVDQLAALAAQYAADVVLIDAGASRLKKLEQAAIEADGRYAAAAKKLSMARQKSAEKLNKAVNAELAPLKLERAKFMTQVATDEAAPGPQGFDRVEFWVQTNPGTKPGPMMKVASGGELSRFLLALKVVLSDRGSAPTLVFDEIDTGVGGAVADAIGGRLARLAGKVQVMAVTHAPQVAARADQHLLISKDALDKGKRVATRVNALAADHRREEIARMLAGAEITAEARAAAERLLKAATA; from the coding sequence ATGCTGGCGCGTCTGTCGATCCGTGACATCGTCCTGATCGAACGGCTCGATATCGAATTCGCCACCGGCCTTGCGGTTTTGACCGGCGAGACCGGTGCGGGCAAATCCATCCTGCTCGATGCCTTTGCGCTGGCGCTCGGCGGCCGCGGCGACGCCGGCCTCGTGCGCCACGGCGCGGAGCAGGGGCAGGTCACCGCCGTCTTCGATATCCCGAAGAATCACCCCGCGACGAAGATCCTGGCCGAGAACGGTCTCGACGACACCGGAGAGATGATTCTGCGCCGGGTCCAGCTCGCCGACGGCCGCACCCGCGCCTTCATCAACGACCAGTCGATCAGCGTGCAGACGCTGAAGGCGGTCGGCGCCGCGCTGGTCGAGATCCACGGCCAGCATGACGAGCGCGCGCTGGTCGACGCCGCCACGCACCGCCGCCTGCTCGATGCCTTCGCAGGCCTGGAGAAGGACGTCGCGGCCGTCGAAGAGCTGTGGGACGCCCGCCGCACCGCCAACACCGCGCTGGAAGAGCATCGCGCCGGCATGGAGCGCGCTGCGCGCGAGGCCGATTATCTGCGCCACGCCTCCGACGAGTTGAAGCGGCTCGCGCCCAAGGAGGGCGAGGAGACCTCTCTGGCCCAACGCCGGACCACGATGATGCAGGGTGAGAAGATCGCCTCCGATCTGCGCGAGGCGCAGGAGGCGGTCGGCGGCAATCACTCCCCGGTCGCGGCGCTGTCGGCGGCGGTGCGCCGGCTGGAGCGCCGCGGCGTCAACTCGCCGGCGCTGGTCGAGCCCGCTGTGAAGGCGATCGACGCCGCGATCAACGCGCTGGAGGAAGCCGACCAGCATCTGCTGGCCGCGCTTGCCGCAACCGATTTCGACCCGGCCGAGCTCGAACGCATCGAGGAGCGGCTGTTCGCGCTGCGCGCCGCCTCCCGCAAATATTCGACCCCGGTCGATCAGCTCGCGGCGCTTGCCGCCCAATACGCCGCCGACGTCGTCCTGATCGATGCCGGCGCTTCGCGGTTGAAGAAGCTGGAGCAGGCCGCGATCGAGGCAGATGGCCGCTATGCCGCCGCCGCCAAGAAGCTGTCGATGGCGCGGCAGAAATCGGCGGAAAAGCTCAACAAGGCCGTCAATGCGGAGCTTGCCCCGCTCAAGCTCGAACGCGCCAAGTTCATGACCCAGGTCGCGACCGACGAGGCCGCGCCGGGCCCGCAGGGCTTTGACCGCGTCGAGTTCTGGGTGCAGACCAATCCGGGCACCAAGCCGGGTCCGATGATGAAGGTCGCCTCCGGCGGCGAGCTGTCGCGCTTCCTGCTGGCGCTCAAGGTCGTGCTGTCCGACCGCGGCTCGGCACCGACGCTGGTGTTCGACGAGATCGACACCGGTGTCGGCGGCGCGGTTGCGGATGCCATCGGCGGGCGCCTGGCGCGGCTTGCCGGCAAGGTGCAGGTGATGGCCGTGACCCACGCCCCGCAGGTCGCCGCCCGTGCCGACCAGCATCTGCTCATCTCCAAGGACGCCCTCGACAAGGGCAAGCGCGTCGCCACCCGCGTCAATGCGCTCGCCGCCGACCACCGCCGCGAGGAGATCGCCCGCATGCTGGCGGGCGCCGAGATCACGGCCGAGGCAAGGGCAGCCGCGGAGAGGCTGCTGAAGGCGGCGACGGCTTAG
- the ftsA gene encoding cell division protein FtsA, whose protein sequence is MTGLDRTQTPKTRQMPHKRGGLVACLDIGTSKIACMIARLKPSAPSDALRGRTHAVELIGYSQIQSRGMKAGAVVDLTECEQAVRQAVALAEKMAKVRVESVLLSVSGGRLSGQLVEAAADIRGGAVTPADVSRVTSTGMRHATGEGRTVLHALPVGYTLDGVKGIRDPRGMVAHQFGVDMNVVTCDATVARNLMLAVERCHINVEAMAASPYVAGLSVLTDDEADLGAAVVEMGAGTTTIAVYSGGRFVHAAGFAVGGQHITMDLARGLSATIADAERIKTLYGTVITGGSDSRELMSVPTAGDEQDLPQIVSRATIANIVKHRAEEIFEMVRDRLKDSPFASEPNGRVVLSGGASQLTGLVELGTQILGRPVRVGRPLGFGRLPNEAKNAAFAVPAGLLVYPQYVHQEHVEPRHTRQQVRTGTGGYFGKVGRWLREGF, encoded by the coding sequence ATGACCGGTCTTGATCGCACCCAGACGCCGAAGACGCGCCAGATGCCGCACAAGCGCGGCGGCCTGGTCGCCTGTCTCGACATCGGCACCAGCAAGATCGCCTGCATGATCGCGCGGCTGAAGCCGTCGGCGCCGAGCGATGCCTTGCGCGGCCGCACCCACGCGGTGGAATTGATCGGCTACAGCCAGATCCAGTCGCGCGGCATGAAGGCCGGCGCAGTGGTCGATCTTACGGAATGCGAGCAGGCGGTCCGCCAGGCCGTCGCGCTGGCGGAGAAGATGGCCAAGGTGCGGGTCGAGTCCGTGCTGCTCTCGGTGTCCGGCGGCCGTCTCTCCGGTCAGCTGGTCGAAGCCGCCGCCGACATCCGCGGCGGCGCCGTGACGCCGGCCGACGTCAGCCGCGTCACCTCCACCGGCATGCGCCACGCCACCGGCGAAGGCCGTACCGTGCTGCACGCGCTGCCGGTCGGCTACACGCTCGACGGCGTCAAGGGCATCCGCGATCCCCGCGGCATGGTCGCGCACCAGTTCGGCGTCGACATGAACGTCGTCACTTGCGATGCCACCGTGGCGCGGAACCTGATGCTCGCGGTGGAACGCTGCCACATCAATGTCGAAGCCATGGCGGCGAGCCCTTATGTCGCCGGCTTGTCGGTTTTGACCGACGACGAGGCCGATCTCGGCGCGGCCGTCGTCGAGATGGGCGCCGGCACCACGACGATCGCGGTCTATTCCGGCGGCCGTTTCGTGCATGCGGCGGGTTTTGCGGTCGGCGGGCAACACATCACGATGGATCTCGCGCGCGGACTCTCCGCGACCATTGCCGATGCCGAGCGAATCAAGACTTTATACGGGACGGTCATCACCGGTGGATCGGACTCGCGTGAGCTGATGTCTGTACCGACAGCCGGTGACGAGCAGGATCTGCCGCAGATCGTCTCCCGCGCTACCATCGCCAACATCGTCAAGCACCGTGCCGAGGAAATCTTCGAAATGGTCCGGGACCGGCTGAAGGATTCGCCCTTCGCGTCAGAGCCCAACGGCCGTGTCGTGCTCTCGGGCGGCGCCTCGCAACTGACCGGTCTCGTCGAACTCGGAACTCAAATTCTCGGCCGGCCCGTGCGGGTCGGACGTCCCCTTGGCTTCGGCCGGCTGCCCAACGAGGCGAAGAACGCCGCGTTCGCGGTGCCTGCCGGACTCCTCGTCTACCCGCAATATGTTCACCAGGAACATGTCGAACCGCGGCATACGCGGCAGCAGGTCAGAACAGGGACCGGCGGTTATTTTGGAAAGGTTGGACGATGGCTACGCGAGGGCTTCTGA
- the ligA gene encoding NAD-dependent DNA ligase LigA gives MARAAKSKPLRDVADLTKAQAKVEHMRLSLEIEGHNERYYQEDAPTVTDAEYDALRQRLNAIEKRFPEFVSAESPSQKVGAAPSGRFRKVRHSVPMLSLDNAFAEEDVRDFVGRIVRFLKLDDDKVNFSAEPKIDGLSMSLRYEGGELVTAATRGDGAEGEDVTANIRTLEDVPQKLKGRNVPDICEVRGEVYMTKKAFLALNERQKAAGDTIFANPRNSAAGSLRQKDPTITASRPLGFFAYAWGQMSAMPEDTQSGMIGWFERCGFKTNPLTKLCHSVEELLAFHHTIEEQRAKLDYDIDGVVYKVDRIDWQERLGFVSRTPRWGIAHKFPAERAMTVLRDIEIQVGRTGSFTPVGKLEPVGVGGVIVQNVTLHNEDYIKGIGNKGEVLREGRDIRIGDTVVIQRAGDVIPQVVDVVLDKRPKSAKEFEFPKKCPCPLHTDVTREETAAGEEGSRARCTGEFACPYQKIEHLKLFVSRRAFDIDGLGEKQLQYFFDEGWVKEPADIFTLEKRNSKLKLEEIEGYGATSVRNLFGAIESRRKIALERFVYALGMRHVGETTALALARGYGSWDAFHDACLKVAKGDEEAMADMDALDQIGDTVIKSIADYFGESHNRGIVERLTREVEIVDAEKPKSNSPVAGKTVVFTGSLEKMTRDEAKATAERLGAKVSGSVSKKTDLVVAGPGAGSKLAEANKHGVKVLTEDEWLKLIGE, from the coding sequence ATGGCAAGAGCAGCAAAATCGAAACCGCTTCGCGACGTCGCCGATCTCACCAAGGCGCAGGCCAAGGTCGAGCATATGCGGTTGTCGCTCGAGATCGAGGGACACAACGAGCGCTACTATCAGGAGGACGCGCCCACCGTCACCGACGCCGAGTACGACGCCCTGCGTCAGCGCCTCAACGCGATCGAGAAACGCTTTCCTGAATTCGTCAGCGCAGAGTCGCCGTCGCAGAAGGTCGGCGCGGCGCCGTCCGGGCGCTTCAGGAAGGTGCGGCACTCCGTGCCGATGCTGTCGCTCGACAACGCCTTTGCGGAAGAGGACGTGCGCGACTTCGTCGGCCGCATCGTGCGGTTCCTGAAGCTCGACGACGACAAAGTGAATTTCTCCGCCGAGCCCAAGATCGACGGCCTCTCGATGTCGCTGCGCTATGAGGGCGGCGAACTCGTCACGGCGGCAACGCGCGGCGACGGGGCGGAGGGCGAGGACGTCACCGCCAACATCCGCACCCTCGAGGACGTGCCGCAGAAGCTGAAGGGCCGCAACGTCCCAGACATCTGCGAGGTGCGCGGCGAGGTCTACATGACCAAGAAGGCCTTCCTCGCGCTCAACGAGCGGCAGAAGGCGGCGGGCGACACGATCTTCGCCAATCCGCGCAACTCGGCCGCGGGCTCGCTGCGGCAGAAGGATCCGACCATCACCGCCTCGCGTCCGCTCGGCTTCTTCGCCTATGCCTGGGGCCAGATGAGCGCAATGCCGGAGGATACGCAGAGCGGCATGATCGGCTGGTTCGAGCGCTGCGGCTTCAAGACCAATCCGCTGACCAAGCTGTGCCACTCGGTCGAGGAACTGCTCGCGTTTCATCACACGATCGAGGAGCAGCGCGCAAAACTCGACTACGACATCGACGGCGTCGTCTACAAGGTCGACCGCATCGACTGGCAGGAGCGGCTCGGCTTCGTCTCGCGCACGCCGCGCTGGGGCATTGCGCACAAATTCCCGGCCGAGCGGGCCATGACGGTGCTGCGCGACATCGAGATCCAGGTCGGCCGCACCGGCTCGTTCACACCGGTCGGCAAGCTCGAACCGGTCGGCGTCGGCGGCGTGATCGTGCAGAACGTCACGCTGCACAATGAAGATTACATCAAGGGCATCGGCAACAAGGGCGAAGTGCTGCGCGAGGGGCGCGACATCAGGATCGGCGACACCGTCGTGATCCAGCGCGCCGGCGACGTCATCCCGCAGGTGGTCGACGTCGTCCTCGACAAGCGGCCGAAGAGCGCCAAGGAATTCGAGTTCCCGAAGAAGTGCCCGTGCCCGCTGCACACCGACGTCACGCGCGAGGAGACCGCGGCGGGCGAAGAGGGATCGCGCGCGCGCTGCACCGGCGAGTTCGCCTGCCCCTATCAGAAGATCGAGCACCTCAAGCTGTTCGTGTCGCGGCGCGCCTTCGACATCGATGGTCTCGGCGAGAAGCAGCTCCAGTATTTCTTCGACGAAGGATGGGTGAAGGAGCCTGCCGACATCTTCACGCTGGAGAAGCGCAATTCGAAGCTCAAGCTCGAGGAGATCGAGGGCTACGGCGCGACCTCGGTGCGCAATTTGTTCGGCGCCATCGAGAGCCGCCGCAAGATCGCACTGGAGCGTTTCGTCTATGCGCTCGGCATGCGCCATGTCGGGGAGACCACGGCGCTGGCGCTGGCACGCGGCTACGGTTCATGGGACGCCTTTCATGATGCCTGTCTCAAGGTCGCCAAGGGTGACGAGGAGGCGATGGCGGACATGGATGCGCTCGACCAGATCGGCGACACCGTGATCAAGAGCATCGCCGATTATTTCGGCGAGAGCCACAATCGCGGCATCGTCGAGCGGCTGACCAGGGAGGTCGAGATCGTCGACGCCGAGAAGCCGAAGAGCAACTCGCCCGTCGCCGGCAAGACCGTGGTGTTCACGGGATCGCTGGAGAAAATGACGCGGGATGAAGCCAAGGCGACCGCGGAGCGTTTAGGGGCAAAAGTGTCCGGCTCGGTGTCGAAGAAAACCGATCTCGTCGTCGCCGGCCCCGGTGCCGGCTCGAAGCTCGCGGAAGCCAACAAGCACGGCGTCAAGGTGTTGACGGAAGACGAGTGGCTGAAGCTGATCGGGGAGTGA
- a CDS encoding cell division protein FtsQ/DivIB, translating into MDGAGSLTRSLFRSLRPQADLKAAAIGAVVLLREWVQEKREEQRAAAKIKTKARAKAVVEREPPPRVVALVERYAPRRVGITMTVLLLLGSCGFGIVKGGHLQDFITAVSDARNAMANSAGFRITSVVINGRKQLTQDEILAIGGVSGRSSLLFLDADAVRDKLKANPWIADATVLKLYPGQLMIELTERKAFALWQEAGRLSVIADDGAVLEPYVSRRFLSLPLVVGKGADTQARDFLALLARYPQVNAVTKAAVYVGERRWNLRLKDGLDIRLPEQDVGNALAMLSRLDKEDKLFSRDIVAVDMRLPDRLVVQLSDDAAKAREDQFKDKKKKKAGDAA; encoded by the coding sequence ATGGATGGAGCAGGAAGCCTCACCCGGTCGCTTTTCAGATCGCTGAGGCCCCAAGCTGACCTGAAGGCGGCCGCTATCGGAGCGGTCGTGCTTCTGCGCGAGTGGGTGCAAGAGAAGCGCGAGGAGCAGCGCGCTGCCGCCAAGATCAAGACCAAAGCCAGGGCCAAGGCCGTCGTCGAGCGCGAGCCGCCGCCGCGCGTGGTCGCGCTGGTCGAGCGCTATGCGCCGCGCCGGGTCGGGATCACCATGACCGTGCTGCTGCTGCTCGGAAGCTGCGGCTTCGGCATCGTCAAGGGCGGCCATCTCCAGGATTTCATCACCGCGGTCAGCGACGCCCGCAACGCCATGGCCAATTCCGCCGGCTTCCGCATCACCTCTGTGGTGATCAACGGCCGCAAGCAGCTCACCCAGGACGAGATCCTCGCCATCGGCGGCGTCAGCGGCCGCTCCTCGCTGCTGTTCCTCGACGCCGATGCCGTGCGCGACAAGCTCAAGGCCAATCCCTGGATCGCGGATGCGACCGTGCTGAAGCTCTATCCGGGCCAGCTAATGATCGAGCTCACCGAGCGCAAGGCGTTCGCGCTGTGGCAGGAGGCCGGCCGCCTCTCCGTCATCGCCGACGACGGCGCAGTGCTCGAACCCTATGTCTCGCGCCGCTTCCTGTCGCTGCCGCTCGTGGTCGGCAAGGGCGCCGACACCCAGGCCCGCGATTTCCTGGCGCTGCTGGCGCGCTATCCGCAGGTCAATGCGGTGACCAAGGCTGCGGTCTATGTCGGCGAGCGGCGCTGGAACCTGAGGCTGAAGGACGGCCTCGACATCCGCCTGCCCGAGCAGGACGTCGGCAATGCGCTGGCGATGCTGTCGAGGCTCGACAAGGAAGACAAGCTGTTCTCCCGCGACATCGTCGCCGTCGACATGCGCCTGCCGGATCGGCTGGTGGTGCAGCTGTCCGACGACGCCGCCAAGGCGCGCGAAGACCAGTTCAAGGACAAGAAGAAAAAGAAGGCCGGGGACGCTGCATGA
- the lpxC gene encoding UDP-3-O-acyl-N-acetylglucosamine deacetylase, which produces MKFSRQTTLRAQATVAGVGVHSGLPVTLTLGPAPIDAGFIFVRTGLEGSDREVQATADQVIATDLATVLGDRNGPLVSTAEHVLAALRGMGVDNATIELDGPEVPIMDGSAAAFIAAIDQAGIVTQSAQRRFIQVLKPVSVKIGDSFGEIRPHANGFRAEVEIDFTNPVIGQQSYAFDLNPERFRREVGRARTFGLMCDVARLWSAGYALGASFDNTIVFDEERLLNTEGLRYADECARHKVLDVIGDLALAGLPLLGAYRSVRGGHKLNHAVLTALMADRTAWRVVEGEAVRRTTRPVGEVGRGIVGGRIAAAYGPDVS; this is translated from the coding sequence ATGAAATTTAGCCGGCAAACAACGCTTCGTGCGCAAGCCACCGTGGCCGGCGTCGGCGTTCACTCCGGTCTTCCCGTCACTCTCACGCTTGGGCCTGCGCCTATCGACGCAGGTTTTATTTTTGTCCGTACGGGCCTCGAGGGAAGTGACCGCGAAGTTCAGGCGACCGCCGACCAGGTGATCGCGACCGACCTTGCCACCGTCCTCGGCGATCGTAACGGTCCGCTCGTCTCCACCGCCGAGCATGTGCTTGCTGCACTGCGGGGCATGGGCGTGGACAACGCCACGATCGAGCTCGACGGGCCGGAAGTGCCGATCATGGACGGCAGTGCCGCAGCGTTCATTGCCGCCATCGACCAGGCCGGCATCGTCACCCAGTCCGCGCAGCGCCGCTTCATCCAGGTTTTGAAGCCGGTCTCGGTCAAGATCGGCGACTCCTTCGGCGAGATCCGGCCCCATGCCAACGGGTTCCGCGCCGAGGTCGAGATCGACTTCACAAATCCCGTCATCGGTCAGCAAAGCTACGCCTTCGACCTCAATCCGGAGCGCTTCCGCCGCGAAGTCGGCCGTGCCCGGACCTTTGGCCTGATGTGCGACGTGGCCCGGCTCTGGAGCGCGGGCTATGCCCTCGGCGCTTCCTTCGACAACACCATCGTGTTCGACGAGGAGCGGCTGCTCAACACCGAGGGCCTGCGCTACGCCGACGAATGTGCCCGTCACAAGGTGCTGGACGTGATCGGCGACCTCGCGCTGGCCGGCCTGCCGCTGCTCGGCGCCTACCGTTCGGTCCGCGGCGGCCACAAGCTCAACCACGCCGTCCTGACCGCGCTGATGGCCGACCGTACCGCCTGGCGCGTGGTCGAGGGCGAGGCGGTGCGTCGCACCACCCGTCCGGTGGGCGAAGTCGGTCGCGGCATTGTCGGCGGCCGGATCGCCGCCGCCTACGGGCCGGACGTGTCCTGA